The region tgctacggctgccaagactgcagcttggaacgtagcttcatcgaataggagagttggTTTCTTGCTAGCggatgggttacgcttcttcggaggcatggtttttcctacacgaaaaggaacacaagctgatgagagacgatggttaaacCTGGACGTATCTGTCCTTACTATATCAGgcaaatttttcccgtgcctcggatattggttgtctgagtgtcgacctacatccctatgatgtagtcctggtattcaaggtaggagtgtgagtattggaaaaagccataagatgggagtcgttcctactaagttacctttatactgggaaaggtttcactctccggcttggaaatatttgagaacagttcggaacgaagaccgcgggaagaaaggctcatgaagacttatggctaaacaacctcaatagaggtgtggggatctGCTCTAAgcgtattacttgcaacgggaaaaaggcgatttacctaacacatagcgtgagtagtgtaatcactaactcactaaattgtattattttatgggtgcatTAGCGTGATGAACATGAGGAAAGGACacttcccgggttccatgtactggctccctctgtctacctcgtatccttgactgggaccgacgttggtttcctttgggtaattacctagggttctctcctcgtatggacatattgaatctctactccgcctttCTTCTGATTCCGTctttgggtgtcatcacttcatgatggatgactggaaatctcggaagttcaggtgaatttcccaccgatgtccctaTAAAGATATAGgtacttggtggtttcaatagtctcgacctagttcatttatttccgaactagaaatcttctcaatgaacctcttctgggtctgaatcaccTCTTCTGCCGAGTAccgaagtggatagggttttctacagggttcgtgcgagaatggaaatgtctaaagaatcctaagagattattaacatttcactgggtgatccttatcgagtcctgctacgattacatagggtatacaattcatatatagcttagatccgataggccttcgaatatgtgatactactctatatccacatcccaacgaggaaaaggaagtagagcgaaaccacacattcttagcctatgggatccttattatatataaccttgggagtataccctatgtaattgtaggtatatcaataaggatctttttagttcttcacataaggttatctatggatcctaaaatacccctatggtattttaattttctTGTTTGCTTCTCAACttttgaatatgattctggggttaatgtgagtcttttagtattccaaaatactcccatagtattttaaactttatgtttggctctagcattcctagttggtaagtttcagacctgttgaaacaccactatcactcccaagcacacgttcatcgcatctcgaataaatatagttgatcaggttacatttattccagcttacgattattacataactgcccatgtttgacggtaatgctcatcatccgaagacttttattcttgttcttcttgtgatacttgtgttcgagtgtttagattctggatgttcttatacctTGGtataatatggttatattttaaagtataattcttggtcagagtgttttatccttatgtatttataggctgtatatcttttatgaattaatatacttagctcactataaacaatgctctgataccaatctgtcacaccccaaaaccggaacggcagaaacgttctggggtggatgacgtcatgtcaagtatcacaacatatgcagtatagtaatcaaagtataacaaacattgcattaatagtaatagttttacatagtttacattacatagaaacatcaaggtaatacaagtaataatataggtgcaactTGGTACTAAACCAAAAGCTccagggatgtacctgtctattgctgacctgagaatacaagttatttgaaagcgagtatcaacatttttataaatgttggtgagttcataagtatttagtttcattttattcaaataactttataaaaagtagtagtttagaatcaacggtgtattagagtccctttctagaaaatcctatattttctaaataaaagcagtcttctaccaagatccgacaatgttatgttttaaagagaatttccttaaaatattatcattaccaaaatacggtatttgactttaaagaaagtagaaggatatcacaagtaaaagcattagggaaaataacataggcCTCAGCAGGAAATACTGctaactaaggcaaaagaaatcatagactccaagagagtatcgaatgaacaacacgcctggctcagtctaacgtaaggagacacagaccccaaacagtatcaaatgactgatacgtctagcaaggtctaaaaacagtgaatacagaccccagacagtatcaaatgaatgatacgtctagcaaggtctaaaaacagtgaacacagaccccagacaatatcaattgaatgatacgtctagcaaggtctaaaaacagtgaatacagtgttaattcccgttaccttaaggccatgaattataaggtaaccccaagatactcgtaaccatactgatagacagtagagaacttgacgccctgcaagcgtcggaaagaatgtgacatttgtcaccccttggcttggtaggtcgtggactgtagctagcagtcagggtgtgggggtgtcaatcccgtatagatctatacacacaatgcctgctctccctacaagagactctgattaccaacttgacaacggagaaggccgtgtcctgaagatgcatctcgtacagtgagttctgatgtaaatactaggctaatgatagagactcacaaataaactgaccgacgtaaacctatatgtctatacatgtatacataatatataattaatgatcaaacgaccttcggacggatatccgatcccaccagaccacatcccaacgaggaaaaggaaatagggcgaactagccttcctaagtcctttaaacattatttatataactatacaagtacatgcatacatttaactaagtaaaagcgtttaacgaagttgaagtgtttatcgaagtagaagcgttaacaagtataagcgtatcacgaagtaaaagcgttaacaagtaggagcgtatcacgaagtaggagcgtatcacgaagtaaaagcgtatcacgaagtaaaagtgttaacaagtaggagtgtatcacgaagtaggagcgtatcacgaagtaaaaccGTTAACACGTAGGAGCGTATaacgaagtaaaagcgtatcacgaagtaaaagcgttaacaagtaggagcgtatcacgaagtaaaagcgttaacaaagtaatagcatttaactaagtaggagcattaaataagtagaagtataacgaagcagtagtatctaacaaagtaggagtataaaaacatggaagaaaactttgataaaaactttggaaaacctttatacttaagaaaatcacgacttggtattattttgtaaaataagtttgaaaacctttagaaatcctttgaaaacctttcataaacaagttttaaatgaaactttgataaaacattataggtaaagaaatcctttgtttaaaatactgttgTAACTAAatctgaaataaaacatacaacgcgagagtcaatttgagaaaagctttgaacaggtaaagacgttttagaaaaccatttacagtatcatacttggtaaaacagttaacagtgtaataaatccttgtgcatgcgggttatcaatcacatgtgattgatatgataactggcatgtattaacttgtattccccccccccccataaaatcatgtaaaaacatttaaaaggttaattcaggggtataaactcacatgttgtaagtggatccgacaaaggtgccggttgggtgctcggtgtcaagtaaagacttgaacacacttagtgacctattaacatatgatgacatatgtttacatacaattagtaaatataatactaattaaacacgtatacgcatcctaaaatgcggaaaacactttggtcaagttctaggagtgtcccgggtaacatctaagggtgtgtatggcctagatagggagtttactcttcaagagtaaactctctatagagtttacggccctaagaccttgtccccatgagtttacggctgtaaactcatggatggtgtgttctttgatgcattaaggtcttataacacttgtggaattaggctaggttcaattctagggcttatgaatggtttaaggcttcaaatgggccatttaaggagtttacggcctatgactactccttgaggagtttatgaccgtaaacacatgagtttacggaagTAAACTCATGTTGTTCCATTTCTttggttgtttggtggttctaactcatgcatgtaaggttctagtcacttttaggagcataggaaggtgtttagggcacttaaacaccttggaaaggtgtttacggtctaagaagatgttcttggggagtttactaccttaaacacatgactttacggtagtaaactcattttgtccatgaatcctatgttttggtgcatcaaacgAAGGATTACAAGGTTCTAGGCACTTGTAGAAGCTtatggaggtgtttgaggggtagtttaacaccttaaaaggtgtttatggtccatgcatttgggtttacggtctaaggatgttcttagaccgtaaactcatgttttctcCCCATTTGGTCCGTTTTTGGTGTTTTAAGTCCTTTCGGgtaagcctctaagtcattgctaagcatgagaagtgtttgggagggtttttgggcatcaaacCCACTTCCAAAGGGGTTtgcggttttgggaggctcccaagaccataaactcatgttcttggggtttttggatgattaagtcacgaatttgcaagctagataagttagataacaagctaggaaggtttacttaccgatttgaggctcggaggggcgatttttgaccaaaacccgtttgtagagagagaaagtagagagagaatctaaggtgggaaaaggcttctaaggagtgtccacccccccttatatagggcttgggtgttgtacccgaTATATGACTACCtgatacttatgtttaacgaggtttaaaaatttacccggttaaatggccgcaaataaaaaataaacttttcccaaataaatggaaagataatttacgAGTTTTTattttcgcttgacgaatattaattaaaatattccaacgggtttaaatccggtcaaaaatattttcgggataaatttggctaatttttgacgtaattaatttcgacgttaaaactaacggaaatttttgggttgtcacaacgtGGGGGTGTTGATTCTATCTAGGTCATTGTGtaagttataaaaaaatatatgtatattaaactgggaattatattttttattgcgtttttatttttggagtttggtaTATTATAAGAGATCTGAATATGATGGTGGTAAGAGGAAGGAAGCATGGAGGTGGTGCAAGGTATCAACGGTAATAGGTATTGGTAGTTGTGACAGTGACATTCTAATGGTAGTGGAAGATGGAAGATAGCGGCAGTGGTAGTCGCCACCACCATTGTTGCCTTGCCACTCCGGTGAAACACTGTTAACTCTTCTCCGTCTTTTTTTCCTCTAATCTATGGTGAAACAACACCAGATTTGGGCATCAGGTATgttgattttttgtttttaattgtttttcctTTTGTTAAGGTGTGAATTTAATGTTTTAATGCCCAGTTTGTTGTCTATTCATGTTAATATTAGCTTTAACGATTGTTAAGTTGTGAatccaagttttttttttcttatttgctATAGTATTTGCATAACATTGTTATTcgcaatttatattttaatattttataaaagaaatggcTAGTTTGACTTTAGGGGTTATGGGACCCAAAATGACACAATGGTTCCCTCTTTTCCAACAAGTCAAATCCCCCACACTTCTCCATGCATGCCCACCCTACCCACCCCCACCCCTATCCCCCCTCTCTCTCTTAAACTAGGCCAAGAGGCCTTCTctccttcttcttttcttcattCCAATCTTCCTCTCTAAGTTTAAGCTCTCATCCTCTAATCCTTATTTCTTCCTAGATTGTTCTTGAGGTTTTGGTAAGTAATTCCTTCATAATCTAGTGATTCTACACACTTCTATACTAGTTTCAATCCATTTACACACAATATCATGTGTTACTATTCataggatcttcaaatcttcaaagtgtttttcaaatgttCTTGCCTTGAAATTTTCCATCTACAACCATTCATCAAGAAAATacacaaaaggtgagttcatacccctttattttctagatttttaagtttttgggggagaatgcaagtaaaCTAGTATAAATATACAAGATGTTATGAATGCTTACTTACATGTTGTGTAAAAGtgctaaatacatgaaataacgTTATTACCACGTTTTATGAACATTTAGATGTAAAAGTTTTTTTAAAGTATAAAACTATGAAAAACAAGTATAAACATGCTAGATTGAAAAAGTCAATAACACAAAACTATAAAAACTAAGGTTTTTATGAGCACAATATGATTattctagcaaaaatggttatAACCAAGTTATTTCACCATTTTTGTGAGATCTAAACCAAAATATGTTATTTTGGATATATGTATTGAAACTAGCCAAAATataactattttttataatcattaagaattttcaaataagtagcataaaaataacttataataaaaatagttaaaaataatactatataaaaatttataatgttatctttaaaaacaaaaacaatgttttcttattttaaataattacaatcaaaagaaactaacaatattcatcaaataaatttttaaaaaagttaaatttctaaaaccaaattaaaataattaagagtttccaaatatgtttttttaaataacttacaacaataaTAGTTAAAAGTAGCATTACAAAAATTATATTTGTtaactttaaaaacaaaaacaatgtttgatgttttaaataattacaatgatagaaattaaaatttttgcaaataaactttttaaaattaactaatcataacaacaacaataaaaatcattaaactatatattatatttaattttattcataagtaacaTGCAGACATATACCATTGAGACAATTAagattatagaattttaaaagatgtctacgttcatatataatttaaaaaacaATGTTGATACCAACATATTATAAGAATTATTATATAAAAGTTAACAACAACGTCACTGATATATTTaagaaacatatatttgtaaaaattttaaatgtattgttgtattcTGGGCAAAACGTAAGTATTTGCCTTGTATACTTATAAAAGAGACATTTTTTTTCAACCACGTTCATTTGAAACATCCAACTTTTTaacttatttttaaattaatacattAAATCCAATATTAATGTTATTTCAATATTAATTCTTTATTCTCAATATAATATACTTAGTTTGTTAATCCAAATATGATGTtcaattcaaaacataatttttataatattcaaaatctattttttttaaaatagttaaaaagttAAAATGGAAGATCTAAATCAAAAtctcaaattaacaaaaaaaaatgttacaatttactttttataataataatattttcctCAAAATAGATAATctcaaataaattaaaaaatattccaagtttaaataaaataataaatataaaacatatattaaaagaaagttttaaaattcattaaatataaaatatatttatttaaattgagtttatttttattttcacggATAACAGCTATTAAGATGATAGGATTTTAAATAGAATAATATGATATCTATTATTTGATACTTATAAATCTCTTACAAAAGTAATTTCGTACACTCATTTTTTATACTTATAAATCCCTTACGAAATTAATTTCGTACTCATTTTTGATAATGTTTatcaatattttaattataattgCGCAATACACAAAATATCATCAAgtgtaataaatataaaaaataaaacaaaagtctTTTTGGAAATAGCCACTTAGGTGTGGTCATAGAAGATTTTCATTTTTACATATTTTCCCtcaattaattttattatttaatagttttcaccccttataattttaaagttaaattatTAGTATTTTTGTACATTACAATTTGGTCCCTTACTATATTTTAAAGTTAATTTTTGGTCCGTTACTATGGATATGGATCcgaaaaacccggaaccggttaaagGGATTTTGTAGAACCGAAAAACAGACCGGTATATAAGAACCGGTTCCTGTTCGGTTTCGGGTACGGTACcgagtaaagtgggtctagaaccgaaaaacccAGAAACATCAATGTGGGCAGGTTGGAAccagataaagtgggtttagaactgGAAAAATCAGAATTTTTGGTAATTAATTACTACTTAgttggttgaactttgaaaattttcatattgatatcccgactttggggatttgtaactcattgaatatgaaaccaaaattgacaaaattatAATCTAAAATATATACTAAGTGTAAACTACACTCTGGAAAAAAACCATCTATCAATCcaactttaaacgaatgagatatgtatgttttaatattttcacagaatacaaagtacaaaaacatatagctaaaaagttgaaaatttttagttttgatatcccgaccttggggactgtaaatcattgaatgttaaaccaaaattgacaaaattatagtccgaactcatgtacaaactctaaactagaagttgaaaaaaaaaacacatgtcaatccgacttcaaacgaattagatccaCAACAGGAATTGAACCCTCGActttaaaaaaagaaaacaacACCGGATACCACTGGTCTGGAGGTTAATCTCAAAcgccttttttcttttttcagggTATCATTTCTCCTTCGTTGTGTCATTGTGTCAAATACCCTCTTAATATATTATTTCTCTTTCATTGTGTTCTACTCTTCGATAGAATAAAAAATGGAGTCTGCCTTGAGTCTCAAACCCATCGTCAACGTTGCTGCCATCTGTGGTTCCCTTCGCAAAGCCTCCTTCAACCATGGCCTTATTCGCTCCGCCATCGATTTGACCAAGCAATCGGTTGATGGAATGGCTATCGAGTACGTCGACATATCACCTTTGCCGATGCTCAACACAGATCTCGAGATCGACGGCAAATATCCGCCAGCAGTCGAGGTTTTCCGGCAAAAGATTCTTCAATCCGATTGTTTCCTCTTCGCTTCTCCTGAGTACAATTACTCCGTCACTGCACCTTTGAAGAACGCAATCGATTGGGCATCCAGGCCGCCGAATGTCTGGGCTGATAAGGCTGCTGCCATAGTCAGTGCCGGTGGTGGATTTGGTGGAGGGCGGTCACAGTATATTCTCCGGCAAAGCGGTGTTTACCTCGATCTTCATTTCATTAACAAGCCTGAGTTCTTCCTGAATGCGTTCGAATCTCCTCCTAAGTTCGACGATGAAGGCAATTTGATAGATGCTGCAGCTAAAGAGAGGTTGAGAGCTGTTCTTCTAGCACTGAAAGCTTTCACATTGAGACTTCAAGGCATGTGATGAAAGCTACAACAAGGTATTCAAAGCTGTTCTAGAGCGATTCGTTTGATTTTTTCGAATCTTCTTATGTTTCTGTTTGAATTTCCGCTTGTATGAATTGATTTTAGAATTCAAGGAAATGTAAAGTTCTaagaacaaataatatcatgatTTGTATGCTTTCGAAATTTTTGGGATTGCGTgttgaaaataaaattaattgcaggtcttacatcaaataattaaaaagaaaaaaaaaaaaaaaaaaaaacaatattattaTATAACGAAATTTTACACAAAAAATCGCTAATTACATTGTTTGTATTATTCTATATTTAATGTAATAAATTATGTattataattgtttaatttttatatttgtaTTATAACTTCTTATCGTCGTAGAAAAATTCATATAATTATGTAATATAATTTTATGCATTTATTCATTTATATAATAcgaaatgcataaaaaaaaatgATAGATGACAATAAATGCGTTTTTCGTTAAGGTGTGTTTGGAAGTTCTTTTTAATCTCAAATGTCTTTTGGTAAAAATATTTATTAGCTTAtaactttttgaaaaaaaagagtttttaaaaaatgtttgatTTAATTTTTGTGGAAAAAGATAAAAAGTCaataaatttgttttaaaaaaggTTTGGTTTAACTTTCTACAAGGTAAAAAGTTGTAGGAAAAGCTTAAAAGCCAtaaaaaaaattaggattttaACTTTTTGAAACTCTTTTATTTTGCTTATCCAAGAAGTTgtttgaaaagtgttttaaacaACATACTTTTTTTAACTTATTAGCTTTTAAGTAAATTATACAAATGATTTTTATGATTTGGGTTAATTTGTACGTTTGATATTTAAGTTGTTTTTCTTAACTTGAAAGGTCCatacaatttatttttgttgcgTGTTTGGTTCTTATCTTacataaaaatactattttgttcttgatttttttatttatttaaataaagtgaGGTAGGTAAGATGAGGTTGAGGgtttgtttatttaaataataaataaatcaagggtaaaatagtttattaggtaagacagggaccaaccGCGTAACATAAACAAATGGAGCCTCCGAGTTAAAAAActaatgagtaaattacacgaatggtccctattgtttagggtaatttgcgggTTAGgtctttaacttatttttttttaactcggaaggttcctactatttgtttttgttacatgctTGGTCTCTCTTTCTTAcctaaaaaactattttgcccttgatttttttaaatttttaaataaacacaccccaaccccaaccccccctcaccttaccttacttatcccataatttttttctatttaaataatagtattttttgtGTAAGAGATGCACCaatcacgtaacaaaaacaaacagtaaggaccaaTCGCGTAGccaaaacaaacagtagggactttccgagttaaaaaaagaaGTTACGGACCAAccgcgcaaattaccccaaaccatagggatcattcgtgtaattttCTCAAAACTAATTTAcagaccaaacatgcaaattactccaaaccataaggaccattcgtataatttactctTAACTTTTTAAAAGTAATGTCAACACCCACTAAATTTTATATGACCTAGCATAACAAGTGCGAATAAATAATTAAGACATATATTTTTGTTGTGGAGTATCCTCTCCATATTAAAGAGTATCtttaataaaagagtattatataCCACGTGTCAATTTTTCAGCCCAAAATTTATAAAGTAAATTATCTATTTTAGCCTTTGCTCTAAAATAGACTCACCCGATATTAAAGGGTATTATTTTTAGTTCCGATTTTAAGTTGCTTCTCATTCTTTGTATTCATCGACTCAGTCCACCAATCATGGGTCCATCTCCTCTAAGTTCGTATTCTCTATTTTGGAAGCCAGATCCCCATCGATACCGATTCAAAGTTTTGAACACCCAATATATAGGGTTTAATCCTAATGTTTTTCCTGTAACGTCCGCAAATTCGGActaatcaatttagagacaataagcgttaaaataactttttgatagaaaattatttagcataaataatcttaaccaaagttataatatatgtcataagaattccgtacatataaaaaatgatgaaatccgacttataacgaagaaattatgatttatcgaagttttgcgacaaaaccgacacatcgtcgcgtaacgtaaaaagtgaatttttaatAAGctatttttagccttagaaatctaaaaaaaagttgtaatatACGTTAAATGAAAAGCATGCATATAgataacgtccaaatctgacttcgtttgaggaagttatgatttttctaagatttggcatagtagtatacaccccaaacttcagatctagtgaCCAAATataggttgtagctagcaaccacaagtGAGGGTATCAACCCGTAAAGATCTATACATACGTATCTCAGCTTAAAATATTAACAATTATAGTGGTGTGGGTCTTCTAAGTATCTTTGTACTTAGGTAATGAATAATGTCTCACTCATAAGACCCTTAACTAATGTTGATCATGAAAAGCCGAGTATGGTCGataagaaaattcataaaatagTATAAATACTCGCTCAAGTAAATGGGAAATCTCTTGGTAGTGTAGACAAGTACATAAATGATTTCAAAATATGAGTTTGATACctcgtatgtgtgtgtgtgtgtatatatatatatatatatatatatatatatatatatatatatatatatatatatatatatatatgaacttgAAATACTCCTCGATGGTAACTTTTTATGacataagttttataacatattttgtcataaaatcataatatttttgtAGTGGAATAATATGTTGTCTTGACTAGTTGCATTATTTAAAACAATATATACATAGAACATACTTATCACTAGTTTATCTGTAAATGAAGTATTATATAGCAAAACAATATTTATAAACTAGTTTTGAAATTGATAAGTGTTTGTCacgaataataaatatatatggaacatgtattctcccccaaaagcGTAGAAGCATTAAAAGGGGTCGTAAACACTCACATTTGTCGCGTGGACGAGATTTGTTTGAAACATGTCGTGAAAATTGCTACGTAACATTTCTTGTGTAACACCTATAAAAATCATaccaaatttgaacttttcaaaacatttcaaaa is a window of Lactuca sativa cultivar Salinas chromosome 1, Lsat_Salinas_v11, whole genome shotgun sequence DNA encoding:
- the LOC111912626 gene encoding NADPH:quinone oxidoreductase — its product is MESALSLKPIVNVAAICGSLRKASFNHGLIRSAIDLTKQSVDGMAIEYVDISPLPMLNTDLEIDGKYPPAVEVFRQKILQSDCFLFASPEYNYSVTAPLKNAIDWASRPPNVWADKAAAIVSAGGGFGGGRSQYILRQSGVYLDLHFINKPEFFLNAFESPPKFDDEGNLIDAAAKERLRAVLLALKAFTLRLQGM